Within Sporosarcina sp. PTS2304, the genomic segment AAAAGATGTAGACAACTTGCACGAGTTGCTGTTACTAACAGTAGGCGGAGAACTGGCCAAACCATTTAAAGAAGATCAACTACTCATGCATCGATATGAAGTAGAACGAAGAATTCGTCAAACGAGTACGTTGCCAAATGATTTACTGGAAATAGCATTAGCGATCGGTCGTACGACCATTGTGGAGACAGAAATCGTGGACGAGCAGTTGACCGCAAAAAATAAAGAAGATGCACGTGCATCCGTCGAGCCGATCCGTATTTTACAAGGTCAAGTGATTGTCAGAGAAGGCCAGCTCATTGATCGCGATGTTTATCATCAATTGCAACTGTCAGGTGTATTAACGAATCAGTCATCCATAAAACCGACGCTCGGCATCATTTTATTTGTATTATTCATATCCGGATTGATTACGATCCACTTTATGAATTCCAAAAAAGCAGATATACCTAAAAAGAAAGCGTTGGTAATTTTTTATATCATGTTATTTTTGGCAGTCATCCTTATGAAAATCGTTAGTTACATCGATCACGAATTCGATGTGCTTATCGCATTTTTATTTCCTGCCGCATTAGTTCCAATGCTCATTAAATTATTGATTAATGAACGCACAGCTGTGTTGGCTACTATCATCACAGCTGCGACTGCCGGGATTATGCTGCAAGAAGGAGTAGCCGCCATTATGCAGATGGAAGTGGCGTTGTATATTTTATTTGGCGGCATCATTAGTATTTATTTGCTCAAAGAACATGGACGAAGATCAACGATTTTACAAACGAGCCTTGGTGTGGCATTTTCAAATATTATGTTTATTATATTTTATTTGCTAATGACGCAGTCGAGCTATACGACGTCAGAACTGGTTTTTTATGCAGCAGCAGCGATCGCGTCGGGTGTTTTATCAGGCGCGTTAACGATGGGATTGCTTCCATTTTTTGAATCTAGCTTCCGATTGTTATCAAATATGCGGCTCGTTGAATTATCGAATCCGAATCATCCGTTGCTGAAGAAAATTTTAGTGGAAACACCGGGAACGTATCACCATAGTATTATGGTGGCGAATTTAGCGGACGCTGCATGTGAATCGATAGGTGCAAACGGCTTGCTTGCACGTGTCGGGAGTTATTATCATGACATCGGTAAAACGATTCATCCAGGATTCTTTATTGAAAATCAGCACGGTAATCGTAATTTACATGATGCACTGACACCTGAAAAAAGTCGTGATATTATTATTGCACATGCTGAAGATGGAGCCAGCATTTTGGAGAAGCATCATATGCCGATTGAGATTATTGATATTGCTAGGCAACATCACGGCACAAGTATTTTAAAATTTTTCTACGTTAAGGCGAAAGAATTGAATCCGAAAGT encodes:
- a CDS encoding HD family phosphohydrolase gives rise to the protein MEMLKRWFSQLRSVKFIFFLLLVVLLSGVLLFFLMYGSNQNETYEISVYEISPKTIRSPKTIEDIDKTELERIRAEQAAPVVYRYSEDIMKNKKAIINSIFTAVSELDVETKKDESILPNEKLKKLRQKLKGMEKDDSFYLLSDEQLKQLLAADQKDVDNLHELLLLTVGGELAKPFKEDQLLMHRYEVERRIRQTSTLPNDLLEIALAIGRTTIVETEIVDEQLTAKNKEDARASVEPIRILQGQVIVREGQLIDRDVYHQLQLSGVLTNQSSIKPTLGIILFVLFISGLITIHFMNSKKADIPKKKALVIFYIMLFLAVILMKIVSYIDHEFDVLIAFLFPAALVPMLIKLLINERTAVLATIITAATAGIMLQEGVAAIMQMEVALYILFGGIISIYLLKEHGRRSTILQTSLGVAFSNIMFIIFYLLMTQSSYTTSELVFYAAAAIASGVLSGALTMGLLPFFESSFRLLSNMRLVELSNPNHPLLKKILVETPGTYHHSIMVANLADAACESIGANGLLARVGSYYHDIGKTIHPGFFIENQHGNRNLHDALTPEKSRDIIIAHAEDGASILEKHHMPIEIIDIARQHHGTSILKFFYVKAKELNPKVEERQFRYAGPKPQTKEIAVIMISDSVEAAVRSMKEPTPEKIAALVESIVRSKVDDQQFDECDLSMKELKQVKQVICETLNGIFHNRIEYPE